One Homalodisca vitripennis isolate AUS2020 unplaced genomic scaffold, UT_GWSS_2.1 ScUCBcl_4912;HRSCAF=11356, whole genome shotgun sequence genomic region harbors:
- the LOC124373146 gene encoding uncharacterized protein LOC124373146, with protein sequence MREKLNNGHALFMDNYYNSFPLASELLSQKTYCTGTLRLDRKYLPEEVKNAKLKKGETIAAYAEGVMVAKWKDRRVVAYLSTEFENIMAVSINRRQVQREKPLPILQYNANMKGFHVVITALCRKPGLHCWKQAVVAGCKVRTVRRIW encoded by the exons ATGAGGGAAAAGCTGAACAATGGCCATGCTCTCTTCATGGATAACTACTATAACAGTTTTCCTCTGGCATCAGAACTTCTGTCTCAGAAAACGTACTGCACTGGTACATTGCGGCTTGATAGAAAATATTTACCAGAGGAGGTGAAGAATGCAAAACTAAAGAAAGGAGAGACAATCGCAGCATATGCGGAAGGGGTAATGGTAGCAAAATGGAAGGACCGAAGAGTTGTTGCATACCTCTCAACagagtttgaaaatataatgGCAGTATCGATCAACAGAAGGCAAGTACAGAGAGAAAAGCCCTTGCCAATATTGCAGTACAATGCAAATATGAAAGGG TTCCACGTCGTCATCACAGCGCTGTGTcgcaagccaggtcttcattgctggaaacaggCGGTAGTTGCTGGGTGCAAGGTCCGGACTGTAAGGCGTATTTGGTGA